Sequence from the Desulfuromonadales bacterium genome:
GGCTGCGAAACCGGCCCCATGGAACTCACCATCGGCAGCGAGAGCTTCTTCCCCCAGATCGAGGCCGCGCTGGTCGGCATGACCCCCGGTGAGAAGAAGTCGATCGTCATCCCCGCCGAGGACGCCTTCGGCGATTACGACGAGGAGAATATCATCATCCTCGGTCGGGACCAGTTTCCCGACGACCTCGTTCCCGAAGTCGACATGGATCTCGAACTGAACGGCGAGGACGGCGAAAGCATCGTCGGTACCGTGGTCGAGGTGACCGACGAGAACGTCACCCTCGATGCCAACCACCCGCTGGCCGGCGAAGATCTTCACTTCGACCTGGAGCTGGTTGCGATTCTCTAGCTCCTGTTCAGGCAGCTGAACAGCAACGGCCTCCGGAATCTGTTTCCGGGGGCCGTTGCTGTTAAGTCGACGCGAAGACTGCAACTATGCCTCTGCCGTAGTATAATAGTTATGAAAATACACGAAAGCCGGCGGTTGTTTCGGCCTTGCCCTGATCACTCTTCCCAGGATTCCGGAACGGCTGTCCGCAGCAAAGGAGGAGAGTATGAGACGGACCGATTTTGAAGGGATGTGTGAACTGGCCCAGGAAGGGCGGTTGACCTGGGTGGAAAACACGGGTTCCCACGAGAAGGGACGGGTGGTTTCCTGTAGCGGCGAGGCGATCGAGGTCGAGACGTCCGGTCATCGCGAGACGTGGAATCTGCGCGACTGTCAGGAACTGACCTATGGCTACAAGGTGAACTACGAGGAAGTCAAAAAGTATCCGCACGAGTTCGATACCCATATGGACTGATGGGCAACCAGGCCACTGAAATGGACGGGCCCTTCTGCTGAAGGGTCCGTTCCTTTTTGGGCTTTCTGGTGAACTGCATTACTCAAATTGATCGCAGTTGCCTGAAAGTGGGGCTTGTTGCTTCAGCCTGACGGCCTGCTGAAAAGATATTTGGATCCCGCCCACATTCCCCGCCAAAAGTCGCTTGACGCACCAAATTGCAGTGCTAGAATACTATGAAGTGTAAATTATACCTTAAATTGTGGCCAGGCGGAGCGGCTCCGTCCTTTTTGGCGCCTCGGTAAGACCCTATTTAGTAAAAAATTACGTCTGTGGTCGAAGGGCCGGGGAAACCAGCGAAGGGAGATTCCAATGTCAACCGAGAAAGGCAGCGGAGCGCAGCACGAGTTGAACAGGGAAGAAATCGAGGCGTTGGTCTGGCGGGGAAGAGAACTGCATTCCCGGGCCTTCCAGGAGATGTTTGCCCGGTTGTCTGATGCGATCGGCGGGATCTACGGAAAAATCCTGCATCGCCGGGATGCCGGCAGCCACAGGCTGATCCACCATTAGTTCATTTTACGCGCCTATTTACATCTCTCTGTTCCGTGGTATTCTTTACTCAACCCCGAAGCAAAAGGAGGAAGACTTTATGACCGTCTCTGAGCCACCGGGCCGCGAAGGAACCACCCCATAAATACAAACGCAAACACATTCGGAACAACCAGGAAATATCCCCACAGGGGATATCGAAAAAGGAACTATAATGAAAAAGCCCCGGCGAAGATGACCGGGGCTTTTTAAGTTTAAAGGTTGAGACACCCCGGTGGGGCGGCTAAGCCTGACTACCGGCCAGTCCCTTGACTCTCCCTACCTGCCCGTCCTCCAGCCGTACCTTGATCCCCCGCGAATGAAAGGGGGCGCTGGTGAGGATCTCCCTGACGATCCCCTCGGTCAGCCTGCCGCTGCGCTGGTCTTTTTTCAGCACGATGGCGACGGCCAGACCGGGACGGATCTCGCTGCGCTGCTGTCCGTTCATCCAAGAGCTCTTGCCGTCTACTCGTCGGACTCTTCAGCTTCGTCAGACTCGTCGGTCCCTTCCTCTTCCGCGGCGTCGAGCCCCAGCAGCTTGCGCTGCTTCTTCTCTTCCTTCTTGGCCTTTTTTGCCAACTCCTTCTGCCGCTTCTCGAAGTTGTAATTCGGTTTCTTCGCCATCGTGCTATCCTTTCGAAAGGGGGACTTCTCCAGACTACAGGTTCAAATCCCGGTGTCCAGCAAAAAGCTGGTCCCGTAGCCGCGCCACATCGGCATTTTCCAGGTAATCATCAAAGCTCATCACCCGGTCGATGACGCCGGCCGGGGTGAGCTCGACAATGCGGTTGGCGACGGTGGAGACGAACTGGTGGTCGTGCGAGGCGAAGAGGATCACCTCGGAGAAGGCGATCAGCCCGTTGTTTAGTGCCGTGATCGATTCGAGGTCGAGGTGATTGGTCGGCTCGTCAAGGATCAGGGCGTTGGCGCCGGCAAGCATCATCCGGGAGAGCATGCAGCGCACCCGCTCGCCGCCGGAGAGGACCTTGGTCTTCTTCGTCGCCTCGTCTCCCGAGAAGAGCATCCGGCCGAGAAAACCCCGGGCGAAGCTCTCGCCATCGCAGGGGGGGAACTGGCAGAGCCACTCGATCAGGTTCAACTCGTTGTCGAAGTAGGCGCTGTTCTCCTTGGGGAAATAGGCGCTGGTGATGGTCACCCCCCAGCGGTAAGTCCCGGCATCGGGCTGCAGTTCGCCGGCGATGATCCGGAAGAGGGTCGTCTTGGCAAGGCTGTCGCCGCCGACGAAGGCGATCTTGTCCCCCTTGTTGACGATGAGGTCGAGGCCGCCGAGCACCTCGACGCCGTCGATCTTTTTGCGCAGCCCCTTGATCTCGAGAATGATGTCGCCGCAGGCCCGCTCGGGCTTGAAGACGACGAAGGGGTACTTGCGCGAGGAAACCGGCAGCTCCTCGACGGTGAGCTTCTCCAGCAGCTTCTTGCGAGAGGTCGCCTGCTTCGCCTTGGAGGCGTTGGAGGAGAAGCGCTGGATGAATTCTTTCAGTTCGTTCGCCTTGTCGGTGACCTTGCGGTTCTCGTCCTGCTTCTGCTTCAGGGTGAGCTGGCTCGCCTGGTACCAGAAGTCGTAGTTGCCCACGTAAACAGTGATCTTGCCGAAGTCGATATCCGCCACATGGGTGCAGACCTGGTTCAGGAAGTGGCGGTCGTGGGAGACGACGATGACGGTGTTGGGGAAGCGGAAGAGGAAATCCTCGAGCCAGGCGATGGATTTCAGGTCGAGATGGTTGGTCGGCTCGTCGAGCAGCAGGATGTCGGGGTTGCCGAAGAGGGCCTGGGCGAGGAGCACCCGCACCTTGTCGCCGGCTTCGAGCTCCTTCATCCTCTTCTGGCGCAGATCCTCGGGAACGCCGAGGCCGCTCAGCAGCACCGCCGCCTCGGCCTCGGCCTCGTAACCGTTCATCTCGGCGAACTCGGCCTCCAGTTCGCCGGAGCGGATGCCGTCCGCCTCTGCGAACTCGGGCTTGGCGTAGATCGCCTCGCGCTCGGCCATCACTTCGAACAGCCGCTTGTGTCCCATGATGACGGTGTTGCTGACGGTCTCCTCGTCGAAGGCGAACTGGTCCTGGCGCAGCATGGCGATGCGCTCGCCGGGGGTAACGATGATCTCACCCTTGTCGGCTTCGGCTTCGCCGGCGAGGATCTTGAGGAAGGTCGACTTGCCAGCGCCGTTGGCGCCGATGAGGCCGTAGCAGTTGCCGGGGGTGAACTTGATGTTGACGTCCTTGAAGATGACTCTCTTGCCGTAGGCGAGGGCGATGTTGTTGGCGCTGATCATTATTTTTCGGATTCCTTCGGAAAAAATAAAGAACCGCAGGGGTGATCCCGGCGGTTCACGTGTGCACTATTTATAACACTTTTGAACGGCCGGCGGCAATCCCCTTATTTGTTGCTGCCGCGCTGCTCTATTTGCATTCTACAAAAGTGTGAGCCATTTTTATGCGGCAGACGAAGGGTGACTTGGTTCATAATAGGTGGCTGGGGAGGATCGTTCAAGATGCTTGGGATTGCGGAAAAAATCGAATCAGGTCGAGGAAAAGAGCCGTTTTTCGCGGCCGGGGTGCTCCCCTGGCCGGCGGGGAAAACCCCGCTGCTGCTGGCGCCGATGCAGGGGCTGACCAACCGGGCGCTGCGGGCGCTGTTCATCGACTGGGTGCACCCCGACGTCGTCTGCACCGAATTCATGCGGGTCAGTGCCGTCGCCGGCAAGCGCCGCCTCGCCGCGGGCGATCTGCGCGAGATGGCTGCTGCCGAAGGGGGCGTCCCCCTGGTGGTGCAGTTGATCGGCCACGGCCGGGAGGCCCTGGTATCCGCCGCGCAGGCCGCCCAAGCCGCCGGCGCCCGCCATCTTAACCTCAACATGGGCTGTCCCTACGGCCGCATGACCAGCGGCCTGACCGGCGGCGGCATGCTGCGCCGGCCCGAGGACCTGACGGCAGTCATCCCCGCCCTGCGCGAGGCGGTTGCCGGGAGCTTTTCCGTCAAGCTGCGCGCCGGCTACGATGACCACGAACTGGTGTTGAAACTGCTGCCGCTCTTCGAGTCGGCCGGGGTCGACTTCCTGGTGCTGCACCCGCGCACCGTAGTGCAGCAGTATGCCGGAGAGGCCGACCACGCCGTGACCGCCGAAGTGGTGCGCCGCACCCGGCTGCCGGTCATCGCCAACGGCGATATTCGCAGCGCCGCCGAGGGGCTGCGGGTACTGCGGGAGACCGGCGCCGCCGGTCTCATGCTCGGCCGCGGCGCCATCGCCGACCCGCTGCTCTTCGCCCGGCTGCGCGGCGAGGCCCCCGCCGAGCCGTCGCGGCTGGAGGTGGCGGCGATGCTGCGCCGCTACCTGCGGGAAGTACTGGCGCGCTATGGCGAGCTCTTCTGCGGCGAGACGCAGGTGCTCGGCAAAGTCAAGGAGATCCTCGCCTTCGTTGCCGACCCCACCTTCGCCAAATCCCTCAAACAGCTGAAAAAGGCCCAGAGCGTACGTGCCTTCGCCGCCCTGGTCGATGAACTGGAGTGAACCCGTGGAGATGCCCGCCTGCGACCACGCCGCCCTGCTCGAGCTGGCCGAAATGCGCATGCCCTTCGGCAAACACGCCGGCCGGCGGCTGATCGATCTGCCCGAACCCTATGTCGTCTGGCTGGCACAGCAGGGATTCCCTGCCGGGAAACTCGGCCGGATGCTGCAGGCGGTCTACGAAATCAAGCTCAACGGGCTGGAATTTCTCTTCGATCCCCTGCGCTAGCGAACCCGCCGCCGCATCCCCCCATCAGCGGACATCGACAATTTCGTACGCCCTTTCCGCGCTGCCGGCCGGCATCTCCACCCGGTCGCCGGCGCTTTTGCCGAGCAAGGCCCGGCCCAGGGGGGAGCCCGGAGTGATGACGATGATCTCTTCGCCGTCCTCCTCGATTTTCAGACCGCCGGCTGCGGGGCCGAGGAACACCGTCCTGGTGCTGCCGTCTTCGGTTTCCAGGGTGACCAGTGCCGTCAGGCGGATGGCCGCATTCCCCGCGAAGGAGCGCAGTTCCAGTTTTCTGTACATCTCCAGGGCCTGCTTGATCTCCTGGGCTCGGTTGGCCTGCCCCTGGGCGACATAGGAGGCTTCCAGACCCAGGGTGTCGTACTTGTTGTCGGCGATGCATTCTTCATGGGTGGCGGCTGCGTGGGCCGTTTTGGCCGCCTTGAACAGGACCTCGAGGTCGGTGGCGAGGCTGGCGATGATGCTCTTCAGAATCCTTTCCTTGTTCATGGTGGAGGGGTGGTTCCTTCCTAATTGGATGGGGTTGGTCCGACGGCCGCGGCCGGCAGGCCCAGCAGCTCGAGCAGCCGGTGCAACTCCGGCGCCGAAGCGACCAGGAGTTCTTTCTGCGGCTTCTGCAACCGCTTGATTTTCGACTCGATGCGCAGGGCAAGGCTCCGCGGCCCGACCGCGCAGTGATAGACCAGGTCGAGGGATTGGCAGGCACGGGTGAATTTGGCGCCCCGGGCCAGCTTGTTCCGGTGCTCGGCCAGCCGCCGGCCGAGCCGGTTGGTCACCCCGGTGTAGAGGGCATTGCGTTCGTTCCGCAGGATGTAGACCGACCAGTTCTCCATCGGGGCACATATCCAGACAAAAAAGGGCTATATCCGGCCGATCAGGCGGGTGAAAAATTCGGGAATTTCCGCAGAAAAGGTGAGCCGCTGGCCGCTGACGGGGTGCTGGAAGGCAATCGACCGGGCGTGCAGCGCCAGCCGCGGGCAGGTGTCGTTGCCCCGCCCGTATCTCCGGTCACCCACCAGCGGATGTCCCTTCTCCGCCAGATGGACGCGGATCTGGTGCTTGCGGCCGGTCAGCAGGTCGATCTCCAGCAGGCTCAGGTCACGGGTCTCGCGCAGAACCCGGTAGACGGTGTGGGCAAACTTGCCCGCCGCGGCATCGGTGGTCGAATAGACGTGGTGCGCGGCGTTTTCAGCCAGCAGGGAGGTGATGGTTCCTTCCCTGGGCGTCAGTCTGCCATGGACGACGGCGAGGTAGCTCTTTTCGGTCTGGTCCCAGTTCTGCTGCAGAAACAGTTTTGCCTCCTCGCTTTTGGCGAAGAG
This genomic interval carries:
- a CDS encoding peptidylprolyl isomerase, producing the protein MAKVKQGDRVKINFTGRLEDGTIFDTTVEEAGCSSDGCASDDCGCETGPMELTIGSESFFPQIEAALVGMTPGEKKSIVIPAEDAFGDYDEENIIILGRDQFPDDLVPEVDMDLELNGEDGESIVGTVVEVTDENVTLDANHPLAGEDLHFDLELVAIL
- a CDS encoding RluA family pseudouridine synthase, encoding MKAKNTAKKLQPAGMVILYEDRDIIVVDKASGLLTIGTDRDKSRTAHAILNDYVRKGNAKSRNRVFIVHRLDRETSGLLLFAKSEEAKLFLQQNWDQTEKSYLAVVHGRLTPREGTITSLLAENAAHHVYSTTDAAAGKFAHTVYRVLRETRDLSLLEIDLLTGRKHQIRVHLAEKGHPLVGDRRYGRGNDTCPRLALHARSIAFQHPVSGQRLTFSAEIPEFFTRLIGRI
- a CDS encoding ATP-binding cassette domain-containing protein, whose protein sequence is MISANNIALAYGKRVIFKDVNIKFTPGNCYGLIGANGAGKSTFLKILAGEAEADKGEIIVTPGERIAMLRQDQFAFDEETVSNTVIMGHKRLFEVMAEREAIYAKPEFAEADGIRSGELEAEFAEMNGYEAEAEAAVLLSGLGVPEDLRQKRMKELEAGDKVRVLLAQALFGNPDILLLDEPTNHLDLKSIAWLEDFLFRFPNTVIVVSHDRHFLNQVCTHVADIDFGKITVYVGNYDFWYQASQLTLKQKQDENRKVTDKANELKEFIQRFSSNASKAKQATSRKKLLEKLTVEELPVSSRKYPFVVFKPERACGDIILEIKGLRKKIDGVEVLGGLDLIVNKGDKIAFVGGDSLAKTTLFRIIAGELQPDAGTYRWGVTITSAYFPKENSAYFDNELNLIEWLCQFPPCDGESFARGFLGRMLFSGDEATKKTKVLSGGERVRCMLSRMMLAGANALILDEPTNHLDLESITALNNGLIAFSEVILFASHDHQFVSTVANRIVELTPAGVIDRVMSFDDYLENADVARLRDQLFAGHRDLNL
- a CDS encoding GreA/GreB family elongation factor; protein product: MNKERILKSIIASLATDLEVLFKAAKTAHAAATHEECIADNKYDTLGLEASYVAQGQANRAQEIKQALEMYRKLELRSFAGNAAIRLTALVTLETEDGSTRTVFLGPAAGGLKIEEDGEEIIVITPGSPLGRALLGKSAGDRVEMPAGSAERAYEIVDVR
- a CDS encoding DUF3820 family protein, coding for MPACDHAALLELAEMRMPFGKHAGRRLIDLPEPYVVWLAQQGFPAGKLGRMLQAVYEIKLNGLEFLFDPLR
- a CDS encoding GIY-YIG nuclease family protein, giving the protein MENWSVYILRNERNALYTGVTNRLGRRLAEHRNKLARGAKFTRACQSLDLVYHCAVGPRSLALRIESKIKRLQKPQKELLVASAPELHRLLELLGLPAAAVGPTPSN
- a CDS encoding YwbE family protein: MNGQQRSEIRPGLAVAIVLKKDQRSGRLTEGIVREILTSAPFHSRGIKVRLEDGQVGRVKGLAGSQA
- a CDS encoding tRNA-dihydrouridine synthase family protein, with the translated sequence MLGIAEKIESGRGKEPFFAAGVLPWPAGKTPLLLAPMQGLTNRALRALFIDWVHPDVVCTEFMRVSAVAGKRRLAAGDLREMAAAEGGVPLVVQLIGHGREALVSAAQAAQAAGARHLNLNMGCPYGRMTSGLTGGGMLRRPEDLTAVIPALREAVAGSFSVKLRAGYDDHELVLKLLPLFESAGVDFLVLHPRTVVQQYAGEADHAVTAEVVRRTRLPVIANGDIRSAAEGLRVLRETGAAGLMLGRGAIADPLLFARLRGEAPAEPSRLEVAAMLRRYLREVLARYGELFCGETQVLGKVKEILAFVADPTFAKSLKQLKKAQSVRAFAALVDELE